The Alkalihalobacillus sp. TS-13 genomic interval CTGGCACCGTTTCAAACCCCTTGTTAATTCTTCCTGAACGGTGCCAGGCACCATTTTGTAAGCCTTGATATGAGTGGGGTTTGCTTCGGCGCCTGGCACGGAAGCACTTAATCGAATTCGATCAGTTGTTTTGCGGCGCCTTCATCTGTGATGAGGATCTGGTTCGGGCCGCGTTTCATATATGCTGCGATTGCGCTAGCTTTACTGCTGCCGCCTGCTACAGCAAATATTGTCTTATCGTTTGTGAGGTCATCGAGCTGTAAGCCGACTGTTTTTACTTTGTGGACGATGTTGCCGTCTTTGTCGAAATAGTATCCGAACGCTTCAGCAACAGCCTGGTATTCTTCGATCTGCCGATAAACTTCAGAGGAAGAATTCCTTCGTTCTGCCATCGTTTTCGCCTCTCCGATCCCATGGATGACGATTTCTGCTGAACGGATTTCCTCTAGTACATCTTTCACGACCGGCTCACCAATTAAACTTTGATAAGATTCATTGCTCAATTGATCAGGGACATGCAGCAATCGGTAATCTCCGTTTGCTTTTTTAGCCATCATAGCGCAAATCGTGTTCGCTTGATTTTCTACTCGTTCACCGAGTCCGCCTCGAGCGGGTACGATCATTGGCTGTCGCTTCTTTGAGAGCGGCGTCATCATGTCCGCAACTGCTGCCAGAGTCGTCCCTCCAGTCACTGCAATCGTCTTCTGGTTTTTCAGTAGCGGTAAAAGCCGCTTGATCGCTGCTTTCCCCATCTCTTTTTTCACCCAGGATTCCTGATCGCTGTCCCCTGGAACGATGATGACTTCTGCCAACTTTAATTTTTCCCGTAATTGTCCTTCTAAAGCATGAAGTCCTGAAACTTGCTTCATGATGTTTTCAAGTTCTAGAAGAATATGATTACCTTCATCGGTCAAAGTCATACCTGATGTAGAAATCTTCAGTAGACCTTGCTCATTCAAAAACTCTACTTCTGCCCGAAGAACTCGCTCGGTCTGTTGTAAATTCGCTGCTAGACTTCTTCGTCCGATCGGTTGCAAATACCGTACATTTTGAAGGATCCTGTAACGGTTCTGCATAACATTAAGCAGGTCAGGTAATAATTTTCTTTGTAAATCAATTAACGGTTCCATCGCAACTCCCCTTTAACCAGGGTTGGGACTATTTTC includes:
- a CDS encoding sugar-binding transcriptional regulator; translation: MEPLIDLQRKLLPDLLNVMQNRYRILQNVRYLQPIGRRSLAANLQQTERVLRAEVEFLNEQGLLKISTSGMTLTDEGNHILLELENIMKQVSGLHALEGQLREKLKLAEVIIVPGDSDQESWVKKEMGKAAIKRLLPLLKNQKTIAVTGGTTLAAVADMMTPLSKKRQPMIVPARGGLGERVENQANTICAMMAKKANGDYRLLHVPDQLSNESYQSLIGEPVVKDVLEEIRSAEIVIHGIGEAKTMAERRNSSSEVYRQIEEYQAVAEAFGYYFDKDGNIVHKVKTVGLQLDDLTNDKTIFAVAGGSSKASAIAAYMKRGPNQILITDEGAAKQLIEFD